One window of Watersipora subatra chromosome 3, tzWatSuba1.1, whole genome shotgun sequence genomic DNA carries:
- the LOC137391758 gene encoding leucine-rich repeat-containing protein 74B-like, with translation MATDDRLQTNLMRVKRRYPASKPMTPSQLKVMEEVREASSVVPGHYYLPESDEEEYDTDIEPDEGEKPEYENLGVNVYLKTCRKLKQLPIRHVCEALMERTSIEVRNRGLTAYGTLSITNALLVNVTVTRLCLDGNALPSKALKYISWLLTENVAISSLSLDENRFDSEGIMELCNTIKVSTTLTKLSLAGNNLENVDASYVASMLLYNAVLQDLNLSYNNISDEGAAYLAEAIAANDYLKSIDLSWNKIRPSGIVHIAKAVKENVMLKSLNLAMNGIARDGCEALSAMLLNNDSLMFLNISNSRIKDLDASLLVPALLKNDSLRSLNMSYNTINSSTLVTLLQAIRRNEGRALNFLDMSGILIFRSVQFFAQQIKGSRSVFKFNHGDIVTYNGTMAEEEQQLIKQCNPLELLRWYLNLKRLSFDPFISSTGHLRKEELQTLLKRIGLTLTPSQLDQLYLTGEGTTAETIDIKAIIV, from the exons ATGGCTACCGATGACAGACTTCAAACAAACCTCATGCGAGTCAAGAGACGGTATCCCGCCTCCAAACCAATGACACCGAGTCAGCTCAAGGTCATGGAAGAGGTCAGGGAAG CATCTTCCGTGGTTCCAGGCCATTACTATCTCCCTGAATCTGATGAAGAAGAATATGACACGGACATTGAACCAGATG AAGGTGAAAAGCCGGAGTACGAAAACCTGGGAGTAAATGTCTACCTCAAGACCTGTCGCAAGCTGAAACAACTCCCAATTAGACATGTTTGTGAAGCTTTAATGGAGCGAACAAGTATAGAAGTGCGTAATAGAGGCTTAACGGCTTACGGAACTTTGAGCATCACAAATGCTTTATTG GTGAATGTGACAGTAACAAGACTCTGTCTAGATGGAAATGCCCTCCCTAGCAAAGCCCTCAAGTATATCTCTTGGCTACTCACCGAGAACGTTGCCATCAGCTCTCTG AGTCTGGATGAGAACAGGTTTGACAGTGAAGGCATCATGGAACTGTGTAACACCATCAAAGTGAGCACAACTCTCACAAAACTGAGTTTAGCAG GTAACAACCTAGAGAATGTAGATGCTTCCTACGTAGCTAGCATGCTGCTG TACAACGCAGTGCTGCAGGACCTCAATCTCAGCTACAATAACATAAGTGATGAAGGAGCAGCTTACTTAGCTGAGGCCATTGCTGCCAACGACTATCTTAAATCTATAGACTTGAGCTGGAACAAGATTCGGCCATCAGGAATTGTACACATCGCCAAAGCTGTCAAG GAGAATGTGATGTTGAAGAGTCTGAATCTGGCAATGAACGGCATCGCTAGAGATGGCTGTGAGGCTTTGTCAGCCATGTTGTTGAACAATGACTCACTTATGTTCCTGAACATCAGTAACTCACGGATTAAAGATCTGGATGCTTCGCTCCTTGTTCCAGCGCTGCTCAAGAACGACTCGCTCAGGAGTCTAAAT ATGAGCTACAACACAATCAACTCTTCCACCCTAGTAACTCTACTACAAGCCATACGGAGAAATGAAGGCAGAGCTCTTAACTTTCTTGACATGTCG GGAATCCTCATCTTTCGGTCTGTTCAGTTCTTCGCACAGCAGATTAAAGGAAGCAGATCCgtatttaaatttaatcatGGAGATATCGTAACCTACAATGGAACTATGG CAGAAGAAGAGCAGCAGCTGATAAAGCAATGCAACCCACTCGAATTACTCCGCTGGTACTTGAATCTGAAAAGGCTTTCTTTCGATCCCTTCATAAGCTCTACAGGTCACCTACGAAAAGAAGAATTGCAGACGTTACTAAAG AGAATAGGGCTCACACTTACCCCATCACAATTGGACCAGCTCTACCTAACTGGAGAGGGTACTACTGCAGAGACTATAGACATAAAGGCAATCATAGTCTAG